One genomic segment of Kordiimonas sp. SCSIO 12603 includes these proteins:
- a CDS encoding DUF4212 domain-containing protein encodes MQPPEVKEETTSKDISGRSNDYWKANIALLLKLLAIWFVVSFGAGILFVDELNTIEFFGVKLGFWFAQQGSIYVFVALIFVYTSAMRRLDRKYGVDDEGDA; translated from the coding sequence ATGCAACCACCTGAGGTGAAAGAAGAAACCACATCAAAAGATATCAGTGGACGATCAAACGATTACTGGAAAGCCAATATCGCCTTACTACTCAAACTATTAGCGATTTGGTTTGTTGTATCCTTCGGTGCTGGCATTCTATTCGTTGATGAACTTAACACCATTGAATTCTTTGGAGTGAAGCTCGGGTTCTGGTTCGCACAGCAAGGTTCCATCTATGTCTTTGTAGCCCTGATTTTCGTCTACACCTCCGCCATGCGCAGGCTTGACCGCAAATACGGTGTTGATGATGAGGGAGATGCCTGA